The genomic interval GGCGCCCCAAGCAGCGCAAGGCATCGAGGATGGTTTCGGAGCGGACCTGATCCAGCGCCTCGCGCAACGGCAGATGAGTGGAGAGCAGGGCGACCTGGAGGTCCGGGGATAGGAAGGCCATCAGATAGTCGCGGCCGTATTCTTCCAGGTCGGCTTCGGCGGCCAGATATTCGGTATGACCGGTGAAATCAGGCCGATGGTGGGTGGCGATGGAGCTCTTGCTCACGGGAGCCGTGACCACGGCATCCGCCAGGCCGGTGCGCGTCGCCGCCACCGCCGCATCCAGCGCCGTCAGGGCGCCGGCGGCGTCGGCGGGGCCGGACTGACCGGGGGTTACGGTGCGGCGCTCCGCCACGGGATCGAGAACGGCGATCTCGTCTTCGAGGCTTTCCAGGCGGCGCCGATCCGGCGGCGACGAGAAATACGCCAGCCGCTCCCAAGGGAAGGTCGGCATCTGTGGCTGCAACGCTTCCAAGGCGGCCCGTTCGGCCACCAAAAGCGGTGTCCAGGGGCGATCGATCCAAGAGTCCTGGAGCAATTTCACCAGGATCTCCGGACCGATACCCGCGGGATCTCCCTGGGTCAGAGCGAGGATGGGGCGCGGCGTGCTCACGGCGAGGGGAAAGCCTAGGTCGGGGACGAATCAGCTACTACTGCCACCGCCGGACGGAGACCGCCGCCGGCCTCGTTTGAGCTCTTCTTCCTTGAACATATAGCGGATGCTGTGCTTGGGGATGAGCAGGTTGGGACCGCGGTTGCGGTTGAGCTTGATGGCTCCTTTGTCGTACCACTCGATCCATCCGCGCAGCTCTTCGCCATCGGTGAGGACCACCACCATGGGGGTCTTCGCCGCCATTTGCTTGAGGTAGTAGAACTCCTCGGCGTTGGTCTGCTCCGGCGGTGCCTGTTTGCGTCGTGCACCGCGGCCGGCAGTGCCCTTGATGTCGTGGGCGTCGGGTCGAATCAACTTGCGATTACTCATAGGCTCACTGGGTCGGCCCATAGATTTGGCCTTATTGGTTTCTCGAGGACGCGGAGGATCGCCGGCCCTTGGGGCGCCGACGGTACTGGTCGTCCTCGTAAGCCAGGCAGCACAGCAAACGGCCGCACTGTCCGGAGATCTTGGAAGGATTGAGGCTGAGGTTCTGGCGCTTGGCCATCTGGATCGAGATGGGCCGGAAGTCCTTGAGCCAGGTGGAGCAGCAGAGGGTGCGTCCGCAGATGCCGATGCCGCCGAGCAGTCCCGCTTCGTCCCGGGCTCCCACCTGCACCATCTTCACCCGCACGCTGAAGCGGCGGGAGAGATCGCGCACCAGCTGCCGGAAATCCACCCGGCCGTTGGCGGTGAAGTAGAACACGGCCTTCTTGCCGTAGAGGCTGAAGTCCACCCGCGAGACCTTCATCTCGAGCCCGAGGGACCGGGAGCGCTCCTGACAGAAGCGCTTGGCCGTGGCCTCGTTGGTCAGTTGGCGGTCGTGGGCGTCGGTATCCTGCTCGGTGGCGCGCCGGGTGATGGCCTGGGCGCTGGACTTCTGACACGGCTTGAAGATCGGCATGGGGGATTTCTCCACCCGGCCGAAGCTTGGGCCAAAGTCCGTCTCGACGATCACCTGGTCGCCGCGGGAGAAGATCTCACCGCCGGTGCGGCAGAGCGTCAGGTTCGTTTCTTCACGAAACCGAACCCCTACGTATGTATCCTCCACGGCGGTGGACATGCCTTTGAACTGGCAGCCACTGCATCCACTCATGGTTCGAACCTTTCTCTATTCAACGAGCCGGAAACGAAGACCGAAGAGCCCAGAATGACAAGCTCGAGGGAAGAAAAGACCGGCAGCTTCGGGTTCGGCGACTTGCGTGCCAGTATGGCATTCGGCCATCGCACCGTCAACGCCGGGCGCTGGGGGCCCTAAGGCCTTAGAACAGCGCTTCCGACGACGTTTCCAGGCGCTTACTCCAGCACTCGCCGGCCGATGTCTCGGCGCAAGACCTTGCTCGGCCATTGGATATCGGCGGTGGCCTCGTAAGCGCGCTTCAATGCTTCTGCAAGACCGTGGCCAACCGCCGAAACGCCGAGCACTCGACCTCCGGCGCTGAGGATCTGGCCGTCCCGTTCCACCGTTCCGGCGTGGAAGACCTGCACCCCTTCCCGGGCCGTCGCCTGGTCCAGGCCCTCGATCAGCTCCCCCTTCACCGGCTTGCCGGGATAGCCGAAGCTGGCGAGGACGATGCACGCTGCCGCTTCTTTGCGGAAGGCCAGGCGGTGATTGCCGAAGTCGCCGGCGGCGCCGGCGGCGAGCACCGGCAGCAGGTCGCCGTCGATGCGCATCATCAGCGGCTGGGTTTCCGGATCGCCGAAACGCAGGTTGTACTCCAGCACCTGGGGGCCCTGCTCGGTGAGCATCAGGCCGGCGTAGAGGACGCCGACGATGGGGCGGCCTTCTTCCGCCATGCCTTGGACCGTGGGCCGCAGGATGGTCTCCACCACCTGAGCCGCCGCGTCTCCGGAAAGCACGCCG from Acidobacteriota bacterium carries:
- the pdxA gene encoding 4-hydroxythreonine-4-phosphate dehydrogenase PdxA; its protein translation is MSTPRPILALTQGDPAGIGPEILVKLLQDSWIDRPWTPLLVAERAALEALQPQMPTFPWERLAYFSSPPDRRRLESLEDEIAVLDPVAERRTVTPGQSGPADAAGALTALDAAVAATRTGLADAVVTAPVSKSSIATHHRPDFTGHTEYLAAEADLEEYGRDYLMAFLSPDLQVALLSTHLPLREALDQVRSETILDALRCLGRHAPGRIAVAGLNPHAGEGGLLGSEDEEEIAPAVQAARELGLTVDGPLSADSLFARARRGAFDWVLALYHDQGLIAVKTAAFGRATNWTLGLPYLRTSVDHGTAFDLAGKGLADHRPLEAVIQTTLKLLSGELPRS
- the ricT gene encoding regulatory iron-sulfur-containing complex subunit RicT, whose translation is MSGCSGCQFKGMSTAVEDTYVGVRFREETNLTLCRTGGEIFSRGDQVIVETDFGPSFGRVEKSPMPIFKPCQKSSAQAITRRATEQDTDAHDRQLTNEATAKRFCQERSRSLGLEMKVSRVDFSLYGKKAVFYFTANGRVDFRQLVRDLSRRFSVRVKMVQVGARDEAGLLGGIGICGRTLCCSTWLKDFRPISIQMAKRQNLSLNPSKISGQCGRLLCCLAYEDDQYRRRPKGRRSSASSRNQ